CTGCCGGTGCGCATCCAGTCGACGGTCTGCACGTGCCAGCCGTACGCGGCGAAGCGCGCGGGGACGTCCTCACTGAAGGAGACGTCGGTGTCGTCCTCGATCGAGATGTGGTTGGAGTCGTAGAACACCGTCAGGTCACCGAGTTCCTGGTGCCCGGCCAGGGACGCGGCCTCGGAGGCGACCCCTTCCATCAGGTCACCATCGGAGGCGATCACATAGACGTGGTGGTCGAAGGGGCTGGTGCCCGCCGCGGCGTCGGGGTCGAGGATGCCGCGTTCACGGCGGGCGGCCATGGCCATGCCGACCGCACTGGCCAGGCCCTGCCCCAGAGGGCCGGTGGTGATTTCCACTCCGCGGGTGTGCCGGTACTCCGGATGCCCCGGCGTCGCCGAACCCCAGGTCCGGTACGCCTCCAGATCCGACACCTCCAGCCCGTAGCCGGCCAGGTAGAGCTGGATGTACAGGGTCAGGCTGGAGTGGCCGCAGGACAGCACGAACCGGTCCCGGCCCAACCACTGGTCATCGGCGGGATCGTGGCGCATGACGTTCTGGAACAGCAGGTACGCCAACGGGGCCAGGCTCATCGCCGTTCCCGGGTGACCGTTGCCCACTCGCTGCACCGCGTCGGCCGCCAGCAGACGCACAGTGTCCACGGCGCGCACGTCCACCTCGTCCCAGCCCACGCGCTGGGCCACCGGCTGCTCCACCGACCTGTCGTCCCACGCCGTAGTGGACTGCTCGTTCGTCATGCGATCGCTCCTTCGTCGGGCAGGGCGGCTGCGATGGCCACCATGCGTTTCAGGCTGACTGGGGCAGGGGACCGGTCACCGCCGCAGGCTTGGGCTGCGGCGGTTCACCGAGTTCCGGCGGCCTTCGGCCGCAGCGTGCGGGCGGCCGTCGTGGCACGCAGTTCCTCAAGCGTGGCGCTCTGCTGCTCGGCACGTTCGAGCAGCGTGTCCAGCGTTTCGGCGGACAGCCGTTCGTCGGATTCGGCCACGGCGCGCAGGGTGCGCCAGCAGGCTGCCTTGCCCAGGACGCCCAGCAGCATCGACTCCGCTTCCAGGACGTCGCTCAGCGGGGAACGAGAGAGCAGGTGCCCGTTGGGCTTGAGGCGGCCCGCCTTCTCCGCGGCCCATCCCAAGGCCGCCTTGGAACTGCTGAGGGGGATGCCCAGGGTTTTCATGATCGCGGCCAGCGCGTCGCGGTCCTCCTCGATCTGCCGGGCCAGGTCCTCCAGCACTGCCGCTTCCCGTGCGTCCGGGCGCGCCTTCGCGGCGCGCCGGAACAGCTCCAGGCCGCCGGTGGAACCGGTGTAGTGGTCGTTGAGGTAGATCCCCAGAAGGTCGGTGCTTTCGGACGCATCGGGACCAGACATGTGCGAACCTCCGGAAAACGCAACGGGGCGAAGCAGCGGGGCGCGGCGAGCCGCCGAGGGCGCTGCCCTGCCGGCAAGAGGGTGGAACCGTAGTTACCCGCCTCCCCGCTTTCGCCTCCCTCATACTCACCACAGCGCCCGCCGTCCCCCGGATGCCCGAAAGGCCTGTGGGCGGACGAAGCCGGCCAGAAGCACGGCTCGCGGGGCCGGGCGGTTCGCTCTCGGCCCCCAGCGACTACGCACAGGAAGCCGGTAAGTGAGGCGCGGCAGCCTCCTTCCGGGTCCTGTGGCCTGCCGCCCGCGGAGGCCGTCGCCGACGTGCGGGATCGGGCAACAGGTGTGAGTACCTCGGGGTCGTGAAGCCTTTTGAAGCCTCCAGCCGGTCTCCCCCCGGCCGCAAGCGGTGTCGCGGCGACAGTCGTCCATCCGGCCCTGTCCGGGGAACTCGAAAAAGAGAACGCCGAGCGTCTGATTGCCGCCGTCACCTCGCAGCTCGCAGACCATCCGGGTCTGTGCGACCTGCGTCTGCACCGCGGTGGTCCGGGCATGGTCGACTCCGTGGGCTGTCGACGCCTTGGGCGGCCACCGCCACCCCGGCGAGGCCGGAGGCCGGCGCCGGGCTCTCTCCCGATCACGTCACCGCCGACCCGGACCGCCCCCGGAACCGCGCCGGAACCATGGAATACCTCATCGGGCCCGAGCTGGCCTCTGCCACCCAGGCGCTCCGTAAAGGGGGCGGTGACCAATGGCGCCGCGACCGCTGTTGACTTGCCGACGCCGGAGGGCGAAGCCGGAGGAGTGAACCCGGTACGCCGACGGCCGACGCGGGTCGTCGCAGTGCTGTGCTCCTCGGCTCAGGCGGAAATGAGGGTTCCGGTCGTTTCGCCGCACGCGAGGCGAGTTCGGGCCGCGTCGAGTGCGGACTCGACATCACGAGTGCCGGTGGAGACGCACAGCGTGTACTCCACGTCCTCCAGGCGCCGACGCTCCCGCGCGTCCTCCGCTGCTGCGGAGCGGAGCGATTCGTACCGCTCGACGAGACCCTTCAGTACCACCGGGTGAGCCATGAGCACAGCAGTTCTCCTTCCGGGCCAGGGCGTCCATCCGCCCTCGGCCTGCTCCACCACGTACCCGCAGACGCCCCCCTCATCCGTTCGCTCGCACACGGCTTGCACCTCGCCCCCGTCCCGGGCTTCCGGCACGGACCCCCGCCCCAGTGCCCGGCGCCGGGTGGGCGGCGCCCCCGCAGGGTCTGAAGACGAGCCGCTTTACCCGCGGATCGTGGGCGGTGGGCGGTGGGCGGTGGTCGGTGGGCGGTGGGCGGTGGTCCGCAGGGCCGAAGGCGTCGGCGCACGTGTCCGCCCCCGGGGTTCGCCGCGTCCGTCGTCCGCTGTGGGCCGCACCGTGCGGAGGCTCCCGTCGTTCGTGGCGCGGCCCGCGTAGGCCGAATGCGTCACACCTGTGGTGCCCCGGCCGGGCCCCGGCGAGCGTAAAGACGGCGTCCGCGCTCGTGCGGGCCTTCTCGGTAGAAGGAGCAGCAATGTCGGAACGCAATACCGCCCTGCGCAGTGTCCATGATCTGGGGATGGCAGCGTGGTTCGGCGGGTCCTTGATGGGGGCTGTCGGTCTGAACGGGGCCGCCCGGGACCAGGGTTCCACGGCGGCGGAGACTGCCCGGATCGCGAGTGCCGGCTGGACCAGATGGATGCCCGCGAACGCCGCGGCGATCGGCGCGCACCTGATCGGTGGCACAGGGCTGCTGGCCGCCAATGCCGCCCGGGTGCAGACCCAGCAGGGTGTCGCCGCCTCGACTCTGGCCAAGACGGTGCTGACCGGGGCGGCCCTGGCCGCGACCGCGTACTGCCGGGTTCTGGGCAAGAAGCTCGAACTGTCCGCTTCCGACAACCCGCGCGACTTGGAGAAGGCGGAGGCCCACCCCGTCGACCTGGACAGAGCCCGCACCCACCTGATGCTGATGCAGTGGGCCGTGCCGGCCCTGACCGGCGCCATCGTCGTGCTGAACGCCCTGCACGGAGAGCAGCAGCGCCCGGTCCAGCAGCAGGCCGGCATGATGCGCAGGGCCGCATCCCAGGTCCAGGCCCAGCTGCCCCACCACTGCTGATCCGGTGGCGCGGCTCTCCCCGGACGGCGAGTAACGGTATCGCTTGTGACCGATGCCGGAGGAGTGAACCCGGCACGCCGAACGTGCGCCCCCGGCGGTGGCGACCGGTCGGGATGGAAAGTCTCTTTCGGCGATGCCCTGATCCGACGTAGCTGGGCCCCGCCGGCCCGTGTCCCCGCCCGCGTCCCTGTCGGCAGCGGCTACGACGCGGTGGTGCCCGTTGCTCGTCGGCGCCGGCGGCCGGATTCGGGGGTCAGGGAGAGGTCCGTGGCCGGATCGGTGACGCCGTCACCGGTGCGCCGGTCCAGGATCCACGTCAGCAGCGGGCCGGTCATCGCCGTGGTCAACACCGCCATCACCACCATGAGTGAATACAACTCTGCGTCCAAGAAACCGAGTTGCAGCCCCAAGCTGAGCACGATCAGCTCAGTCAGCCCGCGGGTGTTCATCAAAGTGGCCAACGCGGCGGACTGCCGCAGTGGCATCCGGTTCGCCCGGGCGGCGACGAACGCGCCCAGGAACTTCCCGCCCACCGCCACCAGCATGATGAGACCCAGGTCGCCGATGCCGGCCGCGTCGACATCGGACAGGTCGACCTGGAGGCCGGCGACCAGGAAGAACACCGGCAGCAGCAGAGTGCCGCTCATCTGCCCGAGCCGTTCGTGCACATCGGTGCGCAGCTGCTCGGCGCCGGAACGCGGCAGCACCACGCCGAAGAGGAACGCGCCGAAGATGTAATGCAGGCCCAGCCACTCGGTGGTCGCGGCGGACAGCAGCAGCCCGGCGAGCAGAGAGGCGAAGAGCGAGGGTGTGAGGCGAAGCGTCCCACGCCGTTCGACCGCTCGTCGCAGCAGAGGACGAACCAGGAACAGCATGGCCAGCAGGAACGGGACCGCGAGAAGGATCCGCCACTGGTCGGGGCCGGCCGAACCGCTGATGGCGACGACGCCGGCGAGCAGCGACCAGGCGAGGACGTCGTCGATGGAGGCGCAGGCCAGTGCCACCACGCCGAGCGGGGTACGGGACATGCCGCGGTCGGTGAGTATGCGGGCCAGCACCGGGAACGCGGTGATCGACATGGCGATGCCCATGAAGAGTACGAAGGGCGTCCGGTCACCGTTGCCATGAGCGCCCGCCAGGTGAAGGCCGAGCAGGGTGCCGAGCGCGAAGGGCAGGAGGATGGAGCAGATCGCCACACTGGGTGCGATGGCGCCACTGCCGCGGATCAGGGCCGCGTCCCACTCCATGCCCACGATGAACATGAAGACCGCGACGCCCACCGCGGCCAGCGCGCTGAGCAACGGCCGGGTGGTGGAGGGGAAGAGGACGTCGGAGAGCGCCCCGTGGAAGAAGGTGGGACCGAGCGCGATGCCGGCAAGGACCTCGCCGATCACGGGTGGCTGGCCGAAACGCCTCGCCAACGCCCCCAGCACCTGGGCGAGAAGCACCATGACGGCGAGACCGGCGAGTAAGGACGTGGTCTGTTCCGTGGTCATGAGGTGTGTCTCCGTTCGTAGCGCTTCCCCGCGCCCCTCACACTGGCGGAGGTGAAAGGGGGCCGATTGATGTGGGTGAAGGCCCGCGCGAACTCATGCTGTGGCCCACACACCGAGACAGGAACCGCATCCCGAATCCCGTGTCCGCGCGCACGATCAGCGACGGTCGGCATGGGGCCTCGCAGAGTTACGCACGGAATTCTGCGCGACCGGGCCCGAGTTGAGAAGCGTGCGGGAGTGAACACCGTGATGGGGGAGTGGCAGCGATGGAGGGTTCACGGGTTGGGCGGCGGCAGACGACCAGGTGGGTGTGCCAAGCACCGGTCGCCTCGTCGGCGATCACGCGCCCAGGTGACGTGGGACCGGCGGCCGACGCCGCCGCACGGCAAAGCGGAACCGTATCCGGCGCTGCCCGCGACCGCCACTGATCCGGCAGCTCTGCCCATCGGCGGACCGGCGCGCATCGGCTGCCGGACCCGGGTTCGGCAGCCGGTTGCGGTGTCGGTTCTTCGAGAACGCGGACAGATGGGCTTCCGAGCCGCTGCGCCGATGTCGGATCAGGCCGACTGTCGACGTCAGATCAGGCCGACGCGTAAGGCCATGTCCGCTCGGTCCAGTGTCGCGTAGCAGTACGACGCTCTGACCGCCGAAATGAGCGGTGCCCCCGACGCCTTGGCGAGGATCGCGCAGTGGCAGGCCGCGAGCACTTCGGCGCCCGCGACGCGGCGGTCCATGGTGGCGGCGTAGAGCTGCCCGGCCGCGACCGTCTCCGTGGGCGTGAGGCCGACGATCTCGATACCGCCGAACTCCTGGAATCTGCGGATCTGGACGCCGGTTCCCTCCCTGTGTTCCTGGTCGCACGTCTCGTCCCAGCAGGTGCGCATGGAGCAGGCGACGGCGAACGCCACAGCCGGCGTGAGGAGGCGGATCGTCCCGGCCTGCGTCGCGTTCCCCAGCGCCCGTCCCGCCGGCGTGTGGCCCACGGCGATCCTGTACAGCGAGAACGGGTCGAGCACGGCGACGTCGGCGGTCTCCAGGATCTCGTCTCCGGCAGCCACGGTGCTCTCCTCTGGAATGAAGCCACGCGGTTCTCGCCGCCTGCGTTGTTCTCGGACAGATGATGTCGGCCGGGCGCTCGCGCACGTCCACCGCCCGCGGAAATCGGCCACCGAGTGAGGCGAAAGGGAGCTCCCGGAGGATGACGGCGGAAACCGAAGTGCCCTCGGAGGTGCGGAAAGGTCGCGTATCCGAGCCAAGGGCTGTCCCGAAATTCCTGGCGGGTGCGTGACGACAGCTACGGCCCCTCGCCGCGTTGTCGGAACGTCCCGCTGCATCCAGTATGTGGACGCCCCTCCGCCTCGCGATGCACCGCATCTGACGCCGCGCACCGATCCACCACGAATTGCGGGACAACCCTTGGAGATCACTTGGGCAGAGCATCGCGGAAAACCCTGCTCGGAAGGACCCCGGATGTCAACGGGTGATCGATATGACGCCGAGAGGCCGAGAATGCGTCAACTGCGACTGTGGTGAGCGCTGCTGTATCCGGGGTGCCTGGGTTCTGGGTGGCAAGAGGTGCTGAAGTGCAGGATGACGTGCCGGTTCTCGTCTGTGACGCCGAGGCCCTCACCACCGGTTCCGGAGCCATGGCCCCGTTGCCGCCGATGGATGACATACGACGGTGTGTCACGGACAGGCCCCCAGCCCGGGACGTACGTCGCCTGGCGAATACAGGACAGTCCGGCTGGATATGGCGCCCTCGGGCAATGCCTATTCGGTTTTTGTGAGGCAGCAGGTCGACAGTGGTGCGCGGTCTCAATAGAGTGCCTGAGTGTTGTCAGCAATCGATTTGTCGTCCGTGGCCGGGGAGTTCCTGCGGCTTTGTGCGGGCGGGGCGCGAGACCGCTTGAATCGAGGGGACATGTTGCAGAACACTTCTGACCGGCGGCAAGATCCTTTGTCGGGTGTCGACGTGGTGGACGCCGCGGAGCAGGTTCGGCCCACGAGCCCGAGTGACGAGCCCCCGGACGGGTCGGCGCCGTCGCGGCTGCCGATCAGAATGCTGCTGTCCTCCGAATCGCCACGGCTCGACGGGGAGGACGAGGACCACGTCCGGGCGTTGGCCGAGGTGGACGAGGAGTTGCTTCCACCGGTGATCGTGCACCGCGCGACGATGCGCGTCATCGACGGGCGGCACCGGGTGCGGGCCCTCGAACTGCGCGGTGTCGACACCGTACGGGTGCAGTTCTACGACGGTGGCGAGGACCCCTTCGTGCTGGCCGTGCAGCACAACGTCCGGCACGGGCTGCCGCTCTCACTGGCCGACCGCACGGCGTCCGCGGCCCGGATCCTGAAGTCGCATCAGCACTGGTCCGATCGCAGGATCGCCTCGGTCACCGGGCTCTCGGCGGGCACCGTCAGCACGATCCGGGCGCGTTCGACTGACGATATCGTGCAGTCGAACACGCGGCTGGGCCTCGACGGAAGGCTGCGGCCCGTCGGCCGCAGCGCCGAGGGCCGGGTCCTGGCCGGCCGGCTCCTGCGAGAAGATCCGGACATGCCGCTGCGGCAGGTCGCAGCCGCGGCCGGGATTTCCCCCTCGACCGCTCTGGACGTGCGCGACCGGGTGCGCGACGGCCGGGACCCCGTCCCCGCCAAGCTCCGCGACGGCCACCACCGAAGGAGGGAAAGGCTCACTCCCGAAGCGCGCGCGCCCCAGCCCGGTGTGAACTGGGAATCGGAGCTGACCCGACTGCGCGTCGACCCCTCCCTGCGGTACACCGACACCGGGCGAATCCTGCTGCGGCTGTTGGACGCCCGCCTGCTCAGCACCGATGAGCGTGCCCTGCTGGCCACCGGCATCCCTTCGCACTGCACCACGACGGTGGCCAACCTCGCCCGCGTCCTCGGCGCGGCGTGGCAGCAGCTCGCCATCGACCTCGAACAGCGCGACCAGAACGGGGACGAGACCTGACCGCACCGCACCGCACCTCTGGCGAAAGGGTGCGGCGGCCAGGCGAGTTCGTCGAGGCACGCCCTGAAACCAGCCCCGTCGTCAGCTGACCCGCCCCATGTTCAACAGTATGGTTTGTCGCTATTTATGGTGCTACGTCGAGAACGAGTGCCCTGACGTCACGTCGTGGCCGCGTATCCCGATGCTTTTTCGTCACGGAGGGCGAGCGGTGCGAGACCGATTGCAGAAGTACGACCCGGAGATCTTCGATGCGATCCTGGGTGAGGAGAGTCGGCAACAGGCCGAACTCGAACTGATCCCGTCCGAGAACTACACGTACCCGGAAGTGCTCACGGCGCTGGGCACCGTGTTCACGAACAAGTACTCCGAGGGGTATCCCGGCAACCGCTACTACGGGGGACAGGCCTACACCGACACCATCGAGCGGCTGGCCACCGCCCGCGCCCGCGAGTTGTTCCGCGCCGAGCACGTCAACGTGCAAGCGCTCTCCGGCGCGGCCATGAACCAGGCGGTGTACTACGGCCTTCTGGAACCGGGGGACTCCATCCTCGCGATGGACCTGACCCACGGCGGCCACCTCACGCACGGCTCTCCCGTCTCACACATGTCCCGAGTCTTCACCTTCCATCGTTACAAGGCCGACGCGAGCGGCCACATCGACTTCGACGAGGTCCAGCGCGTCGCGGAGAAGGTTCGCCCGAAGCTGGTCCTGTGTGGTCACTCCTCCTTCCCGCGTGACCTGGACTACGCCGGGTTCAAGCGCGTCGCCGATGCGGTCGGCGCTCTGACGATGGCCGACGTGTCGCACATCGGCGGGTTGATCGCGGGTGGGGTGCAGCCCAATCCGTTGGACCACGGGTTCGACGTGGTCACCACAACGACCCACAAGAGCCTGCGCGGTCCGCGTGGCGGCCTGGTGCTCTCGAAGGCCGAGTTCGGGAGGCGGATCGACAAGAGCGTGTTCCCCGGTCTGCAGGGCGGTCCGCACATGCACACGATCGCGGCGATCGCCGTCGCGCTGAAGAAGGCGGCGGAGCCGGAGTTCCGCGAGTACGCCGCGCGCTCCGTGTCCAACGCGAAGACGTTGGCCGGCCGGTTGATCGAGCGCGGGGCGGACCTGGTCACCGGCGGCACCGACAACCACCTGATGGTGATGAACACGGTCGACTCCTTCCGCCTGGAGGGCCGGGATGCGCAGCAGGCCCTAGAGGACGTCGGGCTCGCCACCAACAAGCAGCTCGTCCCGGACGACACCCTGTCCGCGCAGCGCACCAGCGGTGTCCGGCTCGGTACCCCCGCAGCCACGACCCGCGGCATGGGTGACACGGAGATGATCGCGGTCGCCGACCTGTTCGTCCGCGCCCTGCGGAACAGGGGCGACGCCGCCGAGGCGAAAGCCGTCCGCTCCGAGGTGCGGGAGCTGTGCGCCCGCTTCCCCGCGCCGGGACCCCTGCTGCCCGCGCCCGCGTGAGGAAAGGAGTGTGCGAGGAAGGAGCCGGGAGGAGACTCTTCCGGCTCCTTCCTCGCACCGGGGCGGTGACCGAACATTGAGCGCGGCTGACCCCCCGGGTAATATCGGCGATCGATGACGGGGCTGACGCGGACCGAGTCCGCTTCCCCGATCTCTCGGCGGTTCTCGCCTTATCGACCGCCCAAGCCATTCGCGCTGCGAAACGCCTAGTGGAAGTGCCGATGACGACTCCAATGACGCCGTTCGACGAAGTGTTTCGGGTACTGGTCGCGATGCTCGGCGAGGACGTGGCAGAACGCCGGGCCGAGCTGTCCGCGTCCACGCCACTTCAGTCTCTGGGTATGGATTCGATGAAATACATCAACCTGTTGTTGAGCCTGGAGGACAGCATCGGCAAGGAACTCGACGAGGTCGCCGAACACATCGACCTCGCCGAGATCACCACGGTCGGCGATCTCGTCGCGCTCGTGGAACGGTTACGGGATCTGTGACGGGAGCTGGGTCATGAGTGAGAGCGAAATCGACGTTCAAGCCCTGACGCCCTCGGCGGAAGACATCGCTTTCTACCGGCGGAACGGCTATTACGTCTCCAAGAAGATCCTCAGCGAGGAGCTGATCGCCGACGCGCTGGAGGGCAGCGAGCGGCTCTACCGCGGTACGTACGACGAGCGCTTCCCGTGGAGCGACAACCGGAGCGTGGATCCCAACTTCGGCGTCCCCTTCACCGACCGCACCCGCAGCCGCGCCGACGGCTACGCCTCCTTCCACAGCTTCGGGCTCCGCGCCCTGGCCCGGCACCCGGTCATCTCGTCGATCGCCGCCGCGCTGACCGGTGCCACGGAGATCAGGTCCTGGAAGGACCAGCTCATCTACAAGGCGCCGGCGCGAGGGTCTTCGGAGAACGAGGGGGTCACCGGGTTCCACCAGGACAAGCGGTACTGGCCGACCTGCAGGTCGGACCGGATGATCACGGCGTGGATCCCGTTGCACGACTGCTCCACGGAGAACGGGTGCCTGGTGGTGATCAAGGGCAGTCACCGGTGGCGCAACAACCACTCGCTGGTCACCTTCGACGAGAAGAACCAGGACTACATCAAGTCGAAGCTGATCAACAGCGAGGGCGACGAGCTGATCGAGGTACCGCTGGAACTCCGGCGCGGCCAGGTCAGCTTCCACGACTGCTACACGATCCACGGCAGCTACCCCAACGTGTCCGACATGCCCAGGCGCGCCCTCTCGGTGCATCTCCAGGACGGGGAGAACCGCTACCGCGACCTGAACTTCCTGAGCACGACGAAACCCGTCTACAAGCACTCCCACGACCTCATATGCCGGAAGTCGGAGAACGGGTTCCCCGACTACGGCGATCCCGAGATCTTCCCGACGCTCCACCGCGCCACGGCGGTGTGACCCGGCGCCCCTGGCGGTCCCCCAACTCCCAAGACGGGCACCCATGATCGACATCCATGTGCACCTGGCCGACGCGCGCTGCGTCTCCCCGGGGTTCGTCATGGGCATCGCCGAGTCGATCGGCGACGACGACCGGGTCCGTCGCGCGTTGCGCCTGTACCTGTCGGACCGGGACGGCAAGCGGCTGCTCTCGCAGATGGACACCTACGGGATCACCAAGTCGGTCCTGCTCATCGCCGACTTCGGTCCGGCGCTCGGGGAGCCCTCACTGTCGATCGAGGAAGTGCACCAGCACCACGCGGCGGTCACCGAGGCGTCCGGCGGACGCCTGGCGTTCTTCGCGGGCTTCGACCCCTCGCGCGGACGCACGGCGCTCGACATCGTCAAGCGCTGGACGGCGGTACCCGGGTGCGAGGGCGTCAAGCTCTACCCGCCCTGCGGCTTCGAACTGGACGACGAGCGGCTGCTGCCGCTCTGGCAGCACTGCAACGACAACAGCATTCCGGTGCTGACCCACTCGGGGCCCTCGTTGCCCGGTCTCGGCAGCGCTCAACGCTACCCGCACAGCCTCGAAGAGGTCCTCCGGCGCTTCCCGGACCTGCGCGTCGCGCTGGCGCACGGCATGGTGTGGGACCTGGAGGGGACCGTCCGGCTGCTGCTCGCGCACCCCGCCAACCTCTACGCGGACATCTCGTCCTTCCACCAGCTCTCCGGCCTCGAAACGGAGTTGATGCTGGAGGGCTGCGCCAAGGTGCCCGACCAGGTTCTCTTCGGATCGGACGCCCCGCTCTTCGACCTCTCCGGGAACCTGGGAGCCAAGATCGACGAGATGCGCGAGCGGCTGACCCCCGCGCAGCAGGCCGGCCTGTTCGAGCTGAACGCGCGGAGGTTCCTGTACGGCACCAACGCCTGACGATCCTCCTCCCACCCGGCGAGGGGGCCCCGGCCCGAAAACGGCGGTGTGAGCGTGGACTCGATCTACTTTCCCCCCGAGGCGGACGCGTTCCGCCTGCGAACACGTCGTTTTCTGAGCGAGCATGTCGCCCCGAGACTGGACACGTGGGAGTCCGAGCGGCGGATCCCGCGCGAGGTGTGGAAACTGTTCGCGGGGGAAGCGCTGCTGGGGCTGCACTACCCTCGCGCCTACGGGGGCCGCGAGCTTCCGTTCTTCCACTCCGTGGCCTATCTGGAGGAGCTGGGGCGGCTCGGCAGCGGCGGCTTCCGCGGCGCGATGTCCGTTCACAGCTACATGGCGACCGCCTACCTGCACCTGGCGGGTGATCACCAGCAGAAACTGGCTCACCTCATGCCCGCCATCGAGGGAGACATGATCGCCGCCCTGGCCATCACCGAGCCCCAGGCCGGTTCCGACGTGTCGAGCATCAGCTGCGAGGCACGGCCCACTGGCGACGGGTACGCGATCCGCGGCACCAAGGCGTTCGTGACCAACGGGATGAACGCGGACTTCTTCGTCACCGCGGTCCGGACGGCGGACGGCGCGGCGGCGGCCACCGGCCCCGGCACCATCTCCCTCTTCGTGATCGACGCACAGGCGCCGGGCGTGACACGTACCCCCGTGGAGAAGCTGGGGTGGCACTGCTCCGACACCGCGACCGTGAACTTCGAGGACGTCCAGGTGGACGACAGCAGGCTCCTCGGCCGGAAGAACTCCGGATTCAAGTGGATCACGAAGGCGTTCCAGCTGGAGCGGGTCGTGGCCGCCGTCCTCGCCATCGGCGAGGCCGACCGCGCGCTGGAACTGGCCCGGCGCTACACCGGTGAGCGCCAGGTCTTCGGCAAGGCCCTCTCCGGTCACCAAGTGGTGCGGCACCGGCTGGCCGAGCTCATGAGCCAGACGGAGGCGGCGCGCCAGCTCACCTACCACGCGGCCTGGCTGCACAGCCGGGGAAAGCTCGCGATGTCCGAGTGCGCGATGGCGAAACTGCGCGCCACCGAGCTGGCCGTGGACGTGACGGGGCAGTGCCTCCAGCTCTTCGGCGGGCACGGCTACCTCGATCGGACGCCGATCGCACGCCTCTTTCGGGACACCCGGCTGGACACGATCGCCGGCGGTGCCAGCGAGATCATGCGGGAGATCATCGCCGACACCGACCTGTGACGAGCGCCGCCCGGAACGCGACCCGAGGCTGTCCCGGTGAACGGGCGGCAACAGACCTCGGTCACCGAGACGTCCGGCGGAGCCGAACTCAGCACTTCTGCAGTACGAAGCAACCCCACCGGAAGTAGCCCACCGTCAGACAGGTGAAGGTCGCACCGGGCGCCACAGGCTTCGAGGCCGCGTAGTCGGCCAGGTTGATCAGCACGTCGCAGGAGAACACATGGCCCAGCCGCTGGAGGTTGTCGAGGTAGAACATCTCCCGGCCGGCGCGCAGTTCCCGCATGAGACCGCGCTGGATCAGCATGTTGTAGTTGCCGCAGAAGACCTTCTCCATCTTCTCCAACGGGAACTCCGGAGGGATGGCCCGCCACAACTTGCCCAGGTTCTTTATGGAGTTGTCCACGAAGGCGAGCACGCCGAAGGACTTGGTGAGATGGGACAGATCGCTGCTCGTCGTCAGATGCTTCAGCTCGTAGTCGCCACCGGTCTTCGACAGGACGAACGACAGCGCCCCGTCGCTCAGGATGGACTCGGCCGAGTCCATGAACCGGTCGCGGTCCCGGGCGCACTTGTCGCCCACGACGATCAGGACCTCCGCGCAGGCGTTGGATCGCAGCAGGCTGGACCCCAGCTCCAGGGCGGCGGACAGGTTGGAGCACTTGGAGAGGGTGACCCCGTACAGCTTGGCGTCGACCAGGCCGTAGTCACCGAGGATCTGCGCAACTTCGGGGTAGTCCAGCCCCACGGCGTGAATGGAGTTGACGGTCGGCGCGAGCAGCACCGCACCGATGTCGGACGGGGCCACGTCGCTCGTCCGCATGGTCTCGCCGACCGAGCG
The DNA window shown above is from Streptomyces sp. NBC_00247 and carries:
- a CDS encoding DUF5133 domain-containing protein, which gives rise to MLMAHPVVLKGLVERYESLRSAAAEDARERRRLEDVEYTLCVSTGTRDVESALDAARTRLACGETTGTLISA
- a CDS encoding cation:proton antiporter domain-containing protein produces the protein MTTEQTTSLLAGLAVMVLLAQVLGALARRFGQPPVIGEVLAGIALGPTFFHGALSDVLFPSTTRPLLSALAAVGVAVFMFIVGMEWDAALIRGSGAIAPSVAICSILLPFALGTLLGLHLAGAHGNGDRTPFVLFMGIAMSITAFPVLARILTDRGMSRTPLGVVALACASIDDVLAWSLLAGVVAISGSAGPDQWRILLAVPFLLAMLFLVRPLLRRAVERRGTLRLTPSLFASLLAGLLLSAATTEWLGLHYIFGAFLFGVVLPRSGAEQLRTDVHERLGQMSGTLLLPVFFLVAGLQVDLSDVDAAGIGDLGLIMLVAVGGKFLGAFVAARANRMPLRQSAALATLMNTRGLTELIVLSLGLQLGFLDAELYSLMVVMAVLTTAMTGPLLTWILDRRTGDGVTDPATDLSLTPESGRRRRRATGTTAS
- a CDS encoding ParB/RepB/Spo0J family partition protein; this translates as MLLSSESPRLDGEDEDHVRALAEVDEELLPPVIVHRATMRVIDGRHRVRALELRGVDTVRVQFYDGGEDPFVLAVQHNVRHGLPLSLADRTASAARILKSHQHWSDRRIASVTGLSAGTVSTIRARSTDDIVQSNTRLGLDGRLRPVGRSAEGRVLAGRLLREDPDMPLRQVAAAAGISPSTALDVRDRVRDGRDPVPAKLRDGHHRRRERLTPEARAPQPGVNWESELTRLRVDPSLRYTDTGRILLRLLDARLLSTDERALLATGIPSHCTTTVANLARVLGAAWQQLAIDLEQRDQNGDET
- the glyA gene encoding serine hydroxymethyltransferase; amino-acid sequence: MRDRLQKYDPEIFDAILGEESRQQAELELIPSENYTYPEVLTALGTVFTNKYSEGYPGNRYYGGQAYTDTIERLATARARELFRAEHVNVQALSGAAMNQAVYYGLLEPGDSILAMDLTHGGHLTHGSPVSHMSRVFTFHRYKADASGHIDFDEVQRVAEKVRPKLVLCGHSSFPRDLDYAGFKRVADAVGALTMADVSHIGGLIAGGVQPNPLDHGFDVVTTTTHKSLRGPRGGLVLSKAEFGRRIDKSVFPGLQGGPHMHTIAAIAVALKKAAEPEFREYAARSVSNAKTLAGRLIERGADLVTGGTDNHLMVMNTVDSFRLEGRDAQQALEDVGLATNKQLVPDDTLSAQRTSGVRLGTPAATTRGMGDTEMIAVADLFVRALRNRGDAAEAKAVRSEVRELCARFPAPGPLLPAPA
- a CDS encoding acyl carrier protein, producing MTPFDEVFRVLVAMLGEDVAERRAELSASTPLQSLGMDSMKYINLLLSLEDSIGKELDEVAEHIDLAEITTVGDLVALVERLRDL
- a CDS encoding phytanoyl-CoA dioxygenase family protein, whose protein sequence is MSESEIDVQALTPSAEDIAFYRRNGYYVSKKILSEELIADALEGSERLYRGTYDERFPWSDNRSVDPNFGVPFTDRTRSRADGYASFHSFGLRALARHPVISSIAAALTGATEIRSWKDQLIYKAPARGSSENEGVTGFHQDKRYWPTCRSDRMITAWIPLHDCSTENGCLVVIKGSHRWRNNHSLVTFDEKNQDYIKSKLINSEGDELIEVPLELRRGQVSFHDCYTIHGSYPNVSDMPRRALSVHLQDGENRYRDLNFLSTTKPVYKHSHDLICRKSENGFPDYGDPEIFPTLHRATAV
- a CDS encoding amidohydrolase family protein yields the protein MIDIHVHLADARCVSPGFVMGIAESIGDDDRVRRALRLYLSDRDGKRLLSQMDTYGITKSVLLIADFGPALGEPSLSIEEVHQHHAAVTEASGGRLAFFAGFDPSRGRTALDIVKRWTAVPGCEGVKLYPPCGFELDDERLLPLWQHCNDNSIPVLTHSGPSLPGLGSAQRYPHSLEEVLRRFPDLRVALAHGMVWDLEGTVRLLLAHPANLYADISSFHQLSGLETELMLEGCAKVPDQVLFGSDAPLFDLSGNLGAKIDEMRERLTPAQQAGLFELNARRFLYGTNA